In one window of Virgibacillus proomii DNA:
- the selD gene encoding selenide, water dikinase SelD — protein MTNNKIKLTSLTSKGGCGCKIGPADLAEIMRELPPATPNPNLLVGLHTSDDAGVYRINDDTALVQTVDFFTPIVDDPYSFGQIAAANAISDIYAMGGTPITALNIVAFPVSTLNKQILTDILRGAGDKLKEADVTLVGGHSIDDKEPKFGLAVTGIVHPNKVRTNGGARVGDKLILTKPIGVGILTTSIKRNLLTKEEIDQVTNVMATLNRTAAEVMQNYQVHACTDVTGFGLLGHASEMAKASNVSLHIYHKQVPKLPRVRSLAESGAIPGGTKNNFSHVFSDVSFPDTMDKIDQLILCDAVTSGGLLMAVANEEADDLLAELKKSGVHASVIGETTDASVGHIYVDE, from the coding sequence CAACTCCAAATCCAAATTTACTTGTTGGTTTACATACTAGTGATGACGCTGGTGTCTATCGAATTAATGATGATACAGCTTTAGTTCAAACCGTTGATTTTTTTACCCCAATTGTAGATGACCCATATTCATTTGGACAAATTGCTGCTGCTAATGCAATTAGTGATATTTACGCAATGGGCGGAACACCAATTACCGCACTAAATATTGTTGCCTTTCCAGTCTCTACCTTGAATAAACAAATCTTAACAGATATATTGCGTGGAGCCGGAGATAAATTGAAAGAAGCTGATGTCACGTTAGTTGGCGGTCATTCCATTGATGATAAAGAGCCAAAGTTTGGTCTCGCTGTAACCGGAATTGTACATCCTAATAAAGTAAGAACAAACGGTGGAGCTCGTGTTGGGGATAAGTTAATTCTGACAAAACCAATCGGTGTAGGTATCTTGACAACCTCTATCAAACGAAATTTACTAACAAAAGAAGAAATTGATCAAGTCACAAATGTAATGGCTACATTAAATAGAACGGCAGCTGAAGTCATGCAAAATTATCAAGTGCATGCATGTACGGATGTTACCGGTTTTGGCTTATTAGGACATGCCTCCGAAATGGCAAAAGCAAGTAATGTTAGTCTGCATATTTATCATAAACAAGTTCCTAAACTACCGAGAGTAAGATCATTAGCGGAATCAGGAGCTATACCGGGTGGAACGAAAAATAACTTTTCCCATGTGTTCTCCGATGTTTCTTTTCCTGATACAATGGATAAAATCGATCAATTAATCTTGTGTGATGCCGTTACATCTGGGGGATTGCTTATGGCTGTAGCGAATGAAGAAGCCGATGATCTGCTTGCAGAACTAAAAAAATCGGGAGTACATGCTTCTGTTATTGGAGAGACAACTGACGCATCAGTCGGACATATTTACGTGGATGAATGA
- the mnmH gene encoding tRNA 2-selenouridine(34) synthase MnmH: MIQDISIEELRSVKQIEKWNLIDVRSPSEYQNATIPGSINIPFFNDTERREVGTLYKQVSPQAAKEKGLELISKKLPDFVKEFAKIDGEKVIFCWRGGMRSKTSATVLDLMGIKVYRLNGGYRSYRNWVVKTIQTLNWESEACVLNGHTGSGKTTILKKLASFHYPVIDLEAMANHRGSIFGQIGLKPHNQKTFDALLIEQIDKLKHTPFVLIEGESKRIGRILLPDFLLDKKERGTQFIIDVPIEERTKQIIEDYQPWKHEVACLEAFKRIKKRIHTPIANQIETDLQLGRYDSAVRLLLEYYYDPLYDYTTEQIPEDRKITIKANNIEEAYHLLKTQIDSKWSIIKSK; the protein is encoded by the coding sequence TTGATTCAAGATATTTCTATCGAAGAATTACGGTCGGTAAAACAAATAGAAAAATGGAACCTTATTGATGTACGATCACCATCAGAATATCAGAATGCCACCATCCCTGGCAGTATTAATATTCCTTTTTTTAATGATACAGAAAGAAGAGAAGTGGGAACTTTATATAAACAGGTTAGCCCACAGGCAGCAAAAGAAAAGGGATTAGAACTTATTTCTAAAAAACTCCCCGATTTTGTAAAAGAGTTTGCCAAGATAGATGGCGAGAAAGTCATATTTTGTTGGCGTGGTGGCATGCGTAGTAAAACGTCTGCCACCGTTCTTGACTTAATGGGGATAAAAGTTTATCGCTTAAATGGAGGTTACCGTAGTTATCGGAATTGGGTCGTAAAAACAATACAGACATTAAATTGGGAATCAGAAGCTTGTGTATTAAACGGACATACCGGATCAGGAAAAACTACCATACTAAAAAAGCTAGCTAGTTTTCATTATCCAGTCATCGATCTCGAAGCAATGGCAAACCACCGAGGTTCTATATTTGGTCAAATTGGTTTAAAACCCCATAATCAAAAAACATTTGATGCATTATTAATCGAACAAATTGACAAATTAAAGCATACCCCATTTGTACTAATTGAAGGCGAAAGCAAACGAATTGGCCGAATCCTTTTACCGGATTTTCTGTTAGACAAAAAGGAAAGAGGAACACAATTTATTATCGATGTACCAATTGAAGAACGAACAAAACAAATCATCGAAGATTATCAGCCATGGAAACATGAAGTAGCCTGCTTGGAAGCATTTAAACGGATTAAGAAACGAATTCATACACCTATTGCAAATCAGATTGAGACGGACTTGCAATTAGGAAGATATGATTCCGCTGTCCGGCTGTTACTCGAATACTATTACGACCCGCTTTATGATTATACAACGGAACAAATACCAGAAGATAGAAAGATAACGATTAAAGCTAATAATATAGAAGAGGCTTATCACTTATTGAAAACGCAAATTGACAGTAAATGGAGTATAATAAAAAGTAAATAA
- the trpS gene encoding tryptophan--tRNA ligase, with product MKTIFSGIQPSGTLTLGNYLGALKHFTELQDDHNCFFCIVDEHAITVPQDRLKLRNNIRSLAALYLASGIDPEKSTLFIQSEVPAHTQLGWMLQSISYMGELERMTQFKDKSAEKETAISSSLLTYPVLMAADILLYQADIVPVGEDQKQHLELTRNLAERFNNKYNDIFTIPEASIPKVGARIMSLQNPLKKMSKSDENEKAFISMLDDPKKIEKKIKSAVTDSDGVVKYDKENKLGVSNLLVIHSICSGESIEELEVRYAGKGYGEFKQGVAKAVIDILKPIQDKYNALIHSDELDDILDRGAEKAAPIANRTLVKAKKAMGLGRVKKKKGQE from the coding sequence ATGAAAACAATCTTTTCAGGAATTCAACCTAGTGGTACATTAACGCTTGGAAATTATCTAGGTGCACTAAAGCACTTTACGGAACTTCAGGATGATCATAACTGTTTTTTTTGCATTGTAGATGAGCATGCAATCACTGTTCCACAGGATCGGTTAAAGCTTAGAAACAATATTCGCTCATTGGCAGCACTTTACTTGGCATCGGGGATCGATCCGGAAAAATCAACTTTATTTATCCAATCCGAAGTCCCGGCTCATACCCAATTGGGCTGGATGTTACAATCCATTAGCTATATGGGTGAGCTAGAAAGAATGACACAGTTTAAAGATAAATCAGCTGAAAAAGAAACAGCCATCTCCTCAAGCCTGTTAACGTACCCAGTTTTAATGGCTGCAGATATCTTATTATATCAAGCCGATATTGTACCTGTTGGAGAAGATCAAAAACAGCATTTAGAATTAACAAGGAATTTAGCTGAACGTTTTAATAACAAATATAATGACATCTTTACAATTCCAGAAGCTAGCATTCCAAAAGTAGGCGCTCGAATCATGTCCTTACAGAACCCATTGAAAAAAATGAGTAAGTCAGACGAAAATGAAAAAGCCTTTATTTCCATGCTAGATGATCCGAAGAAAATTGAAAAGAAAATCAAAAGTGCTGTCACCGACTCAGACGGTGTTGTAAAATATGATAAAGAGAATAAACTAGGAGTATCAAACCTGCTTGTCATTCATTCCATTTGCTCTGGGGAATCCATCGAAGAACTGGAAGTTAGATATGCAGGTAAAGGCTACGGAGAATTTAAACAAGGAGTAGCAAAAGCAGTTATTGATATTTTAAAACCTATTCAAGATAAATACAATGCATTAATTCATTCAGATGAGCTTGATGATATTTTAGACAGAGGGGCGGAAAAAGCTGCTCCCATTGCCAATCGCACATTAGTCAAAGCTAAAAAAGCAATGGGTCTAGGTCGAGTTAAAAAGAAAAAAGGACAAGAATAA
- a CDS encoding YjbA family protein yields MLYMHDVWVNWFEGEENGYNVCYFQEWRKEDGIELLDQVPLLYITKELFFYIENDMQELPKSLLDTIYKRAYMRKGQERTVLDFASIVTDGNDILAFDTIGYKIPVRKSRLIPRQEQLVYDMIKNAKVQSFKYDAKHYKKEYHMLSMPPELIFGLTRRERQLKQLLMMALDQLKTTNNLEELRYWLTEWDPKRYPYIRFMEEEQVWEALYEGVKQGWSPRHEDLCRKLIKGQPFLEKMWEVENGQEQNASK; encoded by the coding sequence ATGTTGTATATGCATGATGTTTGGGTGAATTGGTTTGAAGGTGAAGAAAATGGTTATAATGTTTGTTATTTTCAAGAATGGCGTAAAGAAGACGGTATCGAATTACTCGACCAAGTGCCATTGCTATACATAACAAAGGAATTGTTTTTCTACATTGAAAATGATATGCAAGAATTACCAAAGTCCCTACTTGATACAATTTATAAACGGGCGTATATGCGAAAAGGTCAGGAAAGAACTGTATTGGATTTTGCTAGTATAGTTACAGACGGAAATGACATATTGGCATTCGATACTATTGGTTATAAGATTCCTGTTCGTAAAAGTCGCTTAATACCAAGGCAGGAACAGCTCGTTTATGATATGATCAAAAATGCCAAGGTACAATCGTTTAAATATGATGCTAAACATTATAAAAAGGAATATCATATGCTTTCGATGCCACCTGAGTTAATTTTTGGTCTGACAAGAAGAGAACGGCAATTAAAACAATTACTGATGATGGCATTAGATCAACTGAAAACTACTAATAACTTGGAAGAACTGCGATATTGGTTAACAGAATGGGACCCTAAGCGCTACCCTTATATCCGATTTATGGAGGAAGAGCAGGTTTGGGAAGCTTTGTATGAGGGTGTGAAACAAGGCTGGAGTCCAAGACATGAAGATTTGTGCCGTAAATTAATTAAAGGGCAACCTTTTTTAGAAAAAATGTGGGAAGTAGAAAATGGTCAGGAGCAAAATGCATCAAAATAA